A section of the Acidobacterium capsulatum ATCC 51196 genome encodes:
- a CDS encoding sensor histidine kinase translates to MGGILTFPARPARWAPRLAADFSGLAHDLRNVMASLELCAEVLAQPGVLVPEHAYLAGEIRSVADASIGLLRQMGRLAEREIGADTALPPAAAQRLEPGRSRVATVLTRMERLLAAVAGPRVHLQIACAPCWGRLAMPAADLERVLVNLVRNASEAMPEGGRIRIAAQMAGGQSFAAGAAGLPLRTADSVMITVQDDGPGIPSSLATRIFEPGFSTRNPEADSSQSTRRRASSVGAGHQPEAGSELRRGLGLAIARDLVESCGGVLKLVRSTRGARFEMELPLTNVTDSPASSGRIPVKGGRA, encoded by the coding sequence ATGGGGGGCATTCTTACTTTTCCCGCCAGACCGGCGCGCTGGGCGCCCCGGCTGGCGGCCGACTTCAGTGGATTGGCGCACGACCTGCGCAACGTGATGGCTTCGCTCGAACTCTGCGCCGAAGTCCTGGCCCAACCCGGGGTGCTGGTCCCCGAGCACGCCTATCTGGCCGGGGAAATTCGCTCCGTGGCCGATGCCAGCATCGGCCTGCTGCGGCAGATGGGCCGGCTCGCGGAGCGGGAAATCGGAGCCGACACAGCGCTTCCACCGGCTGCGGCCCAGCGGCTCGAGCCCGGCCGCAGCCGCGTCGCCACCGTGCTCACCCGCATGGAGCGCCTGCTCGCCGCTGTCGCCGGTCCGCGCGTGCATCTGCAGATCGCCTGCGCGCCCTGCTGGGGCCGTCTGGCCATGCCCGCCGCCGATCTCGAACGCGTGCTGGTCAACCTGGTGCGCAACGCCAGCGAGGCCATGCCCGAGGGCGGCCGCATCCGCATCGCCGCGCAGATGGCCGGGGGCCAAAGCTTTGCCGCCGGAGCGGCCGGCCTGCCGCTGCGCACCGCAGACTCGGTGATGATCACCGTGCAGGACGACGGCCCCGGCATCCCGTCGAGCCTCGCCACTCGCATCTTTGAGCCAGGCTTCAGCACCCGCAATCCCGAGGCGGACAGCTCGCAGAGCACCCGCCGCCGCGCTTCCTCGGTCGGTGCCGGCCACCAGCCGGAGGCCGGGTCCGAGCTCCGGCGTGGCCTTGGCCTTGCCATCGCCCGCGATCTGGTCGAGTCCTGCGGCGGCGTCCTCAAACTCGTGCGCAGCACGCGCGGCGCACGCTTTGAGATGGAGCTGCCGCTTACGAACGTAACCGATTCCCCGGCCTCTTCCGGGCGAATCCCCGTGAAAGGTGGCCGTGCATGA
- a CDS encoding tagatose 1,6-diphosphate aldolase produces MKLTPGKLAGLKSVSTPKGVIAAAAMDQRGSLKKSLAKEKGVADLPDEALIEFKELVTDVLTQHASAILLDPEFGLPASKKRHGKGLLLAYEKTGYDAALPGRLPDLLDVWSVRRLKEAGADCIKILLYYTPYEKTAINDHKHAWVERIGDECRAHDIPFFLETVGYAVHGEDEKGLEYAKRKPDVVTGSMEEFGKERYGVDVLKVEVPIQMEFVEGTKAFKGTKAYTRAEALEHFRTSASSTHKPFIYLSAGVSNPVFIETLELAAESGTSFNGVLCGRATWKDGIAVYAKQGAKAFEEWLLSTGVENINNVNKALEAAHSWHDKVDVNG; encoded by the coding sequence ATGAAGTTGACGCCCGGCAAACTGGCCGGACTGAAATCAGTTTCGACGCCGAAGGGCGTGATTGCCGCCGCCGCGATGGATCAGCGCGGTTCACTCAAGAAGTCGCTCGCCAAGGAAAAGGGCGTGGCCGATCTGCCCGACGAGGCTTTGATTGAGTTCAAGGAACTCGTCACCGACGTGCTGACGCAGCATGCCTCGGCGATTCTGCTGGACCCGGAGTTTGGCCTGCCTGCCTCAAAGAAGCGCCACGGCAAGGGCCTGCTGCTGGCCTATGAGAAGACGGGCTATGACGCTGCCCTGCCGGGCCGCCTGCCCGATCTGCTCGACGTGTGGAGCGTGCGCCGCCTGAAGGAAGCGGGCGCGGACTGCATCAAGATTCTGCTCTACTACACGCCCTATGAGAAGACCGCCATCAACGACCACAAGCATGCCTGGGTGGAGCGCATTGGCGATGAGTGCCGCGCCCATGACATCCCGTTCTTCCTGGAGACGGTGGGCTATGCGGTGCATGGCGAAGACGAAAAGGGCCTCGAGTACGCCAAGCGCAAGCCCGATGTGGTGACCGGCTCGATGGAAGAGTTTGGCAAGGAGCGCTACGGCGTGGACGTGCTGAAGGTGGAAGTGCCGATCCAGATGGAGTTTGTGGAAGGCACGAAGGCCTTCAAGGGCACCAAAGCGTATACCCGCGCCGAGGCTCTGGAGCACTTCCGCACATCGGCCTCTTCGACGCACAAGCCGTTCATCTATCTGTCGGCGGGTGTTTCAAACCCGGTCTTCATTGAAACGCTGGAGCTGGCGGCGGAGTCGGGCACGAGCTTCAACGGCGTGCTGTGCGGCCGCGCCACCTGGAAGGACGGCATTGCCGTCTATGCCAAGCAGGGCGCCAAGGCCTTTGAAGAGTGGCTGCTCTCGACCGGCGTGGAAAACATCAACAACGTGAACAAGGCCCTCGAAGCCGCGCACTCGTGGCACGACAAGGTCGATGTGAACGGCTAG
- a CDS encoding sigma-54-dependent transcriptional regulator — MADAIQHLPLPGASIARLHVLVVEEDPMVRASCCEIAQSHGFAAHGVEHLQAARGLLESNGVDIVLVDQRAAMGPGFELLDRLRALHPETAIVVMAAVSSVSAAVEAMRAGAHDYLIKPFSLEELTSVLDRLARHRTMDTASRGLREKLRLQGGFGNIVGQSPEMEKLYRILSKVAQTTHPVLILGESGTGKELVARAIHVHGHYASKPFLPVDCSSIVPTLMESELFGHVKGAFTGATRARDGLLVAAEGGTVFLDEIGEMPLDLQAKLLRALQEKEVRPVGATHRVKINVRILAATNRNLAEMVEQGRFRRDLYYRLNVVKLVLPPLRERREDIPLLAAHFLDRIGREYGKKFRLSAEALAMISEYPWPGNVRELSNALDRACSFCSGEQVQAGDLTSPVKDFYLQHAAMQRKRPRTRAELPEAEAEVLSLAEIEKRAILSTLAQVKGDKLLAARLLDIGKTTLYRKLKEYGVAEEGKGGLA; from the coding sequence ATGGCGGATGCAATCCAACACCTACCCTTACCGGGAGCGTCCATCGCCCGGCTGCATGTTCTGGTCGTCGAAGAAGACCCCATGGTGCGAGCCTCCTGCTGTGAGATCGCGCAAAGCCACGGCTTCGCCGCCCATGGCGTCGAGCACCTGCAGGCCGCTCGCGGCTTGCTCGAAAGCAATGGCGTCGATATCGTGCTGGTCGATCAGCGCGCAGCCATGGGGCCGGGCTTTGAGCTGCTCGACCGTCTTCGCGCCCTGCATCCTGAGACGGCCATCGTCGTCATGGCTGCGGTCTCCAGCGTCTCGGCGGCTGTCGAGGCCATGCGGGCGGGCGCGCACGACTACCTCATCAAGCCATTTTCCCTCGAAGAGCTCACCTCCGTGCTCGACCGCCTCGCCCGTCATCGCACCATGGATACGGCCAGCCGCGGATTGCGCGAGAAGCTGCGCCTGCAAGGGGGCTTCGGCAACATCGTCGGCCAAAGTCCCGAGATGGAGAAGCTCTACCGCATTCTCTCCAAGGTGGCGCAGACCACGCACCCGGTCCTGATCCTCGGCGAGAGCGGCACCGGCAAGGAGCTGGTGGCGCGCGCCATCCACGTCCACGGTCACTATGCCAGCAAGCCCTTTCTTCCCGTCGATTGCAGCTCCATCGTGCCCACTCTGATGGAAAGCGAGCTCTTCGGGCACGTGAAGGGCGCTTTCACCGGAGCCACTCGCGCCCGCGACGGCCTGCTGGTGGCCGCCGAGGGCGGCACCGTCTTCCTCGATGAAATCGGCGAGATGCCGCTCGACCTGCAGGCCAAGCTGCTGCGCGCCCTTCAGGAGAAAGAGGTGCGCCCGGTCGGCGCCACGCATCGCGTCAAAATCAACGTCCGCATTCTGGCCGCCACCAACCGCAACCTGGCGGAGATGGTCGAGCAGGGCCGCTTCCGCCGCGACCTCTATTACCGCCTCAACGTGGTCAAGCTGGTGCTGCCGCCCCTGCGCGAGCGCCGCGAAGATATCCCGCTGCTCGCCGCTCACTTTCTCGACCGTATCGGCCGCGAATACGGCAAGAAGTTCCGCCTGAGCGCCGAGGCCCTGGCCATGATCAGCGAATACCCCTGGCCCGGCAATGTGCGCGAGCTCTCGAACGCCCTCGACCGCGCCTGCTCCTTCTGCTCCGGCGAGCAGGTGCAGGCCGGCGACCTCACCAGTCCCGTCAAGGACTTCTACCTGCAACACGCGGCTATGCAGCGCAAGCGCCCTCGCACCCGCGCCGAACTGCCCGAGGCCGAGGCCGAAGTGCTCTCGCTCGCCGAGATTGAAAAGCGCGCCATTCTCTCCACGCTCGCTCAGGTCAAGGGAGACAAGCTGCTCGCCGCGCGGCTGCTCGACATCGGCAAGACCACGCTCTACCGCAAGCTCAAGGAGTACGGTGTCGCCGAAGAAGGGAAGGGAGGCCTCGCATGA
- the rph gene encoding ribonuclease PH, with product MTEKEFFRASGRRPDEMRPVKLTAGYTSMPEGSVLIEVGHTRVLCAATVEQGVPGWMRNSGRGWVTAEYGMLPRATLTRTARESERGKVGGRTHEIQRLIGRSLRAVVDMQALGERTVILDCDVLQADGGTRTAAITGACTALAIACQRLVKAGTLKASPLRQLVAATSVGIVEGTTLLDLAYEEDSQAEVDMNLVMTEDGGLVEVQATAERQAFPRARMMEMMDYAEKGIRELLALQRAAMESAG from the coding sequence ATGACAGAGAAAGAGTTTTTTCGTGCTTCGGGACGGCGTCCGGATGAGATGCGCCCGGTGAAACTGACCGCTGGCTACACGTCGATGCCGGAGGGTTCGGTGCTGATTGAGGTGGGCCATACCCGCGTGCTGTGCGCGGCCACCGTGGAGCAGGGCGTGCCGGGCTGGATGCGCAACAGCGGACGCGGCTGGGTGACGGCCGAATATGGCATGCTGCCGAGGGCCACGCTGACGCGCACGGCGCGCGAGTCAGAGCGCGGCAAGGTGGGCGGGCGGACGCATGAGATTCAGCGGCTGATTGGCCGCTCGTTGCGCGCGGTGGTGGACATGCAGGCGCTGGGCGAGCGCACGGTGATTCTGGACTGCGATGTGCTGCAGGCCGACGGCGGGACGCGCACGGCGGCGATCACGGGAGCCTGCACGGCGCTGGCGATTGCCTGCCAGCGGCTGGTGAAGGCCGGGACGCTGAAGGCTTCTCCGCTCAGGCAACTGGTGGCCGCGACGAGCGTGGGCATTGTGGAAGGCACGACGCTGCTGGACCTGGCCTATGAAGAGGATTCGCAGGCCGAGGTGGACATGAACCTGGTGATGACCGAAGACGGCGGCCTGGTGGAAGTGCAGGCGACGGCCGAGCGGCAGGCGTTTCCGCGCGCGCGCATGATGGAGATGATGGATTATGCGGAGAAGGGCATTCGCGAGCTGCTGGCGCTGCAGCGGGCGGCGATGGAGAGCGCAGGATAG